The proteins below come from a single Anguilla rostrata isolate EN2019 chromosome 3, ASM1855537v3, whole genome shotgun sequence genomic window:
- the LOC135250542 gene encoding dermatopontin-like: MMMHPALLLWALPLLATVSAQYGNMPEGPWVNIYRQGFNFQCPHGQLLVAIRSHYSAEEGSDRLWSFDCQPTPQGFGEVTECWWDDINRAGMEWTSKCSNNGLVAGVQSWYFPGLLDREWQFYCCRYSRRCPYSCWQTSDVPQYHKEEGEMVVPSYGYFIRGAQTTFSGVLRDRQWKYILCRMTDFDCKFENF, translated from the exons ATGAT GATGCATCCCGCGCTCCTGCTTTGGGCTCTGCCCTTGCTGGCCACAGTGTCGGCCCAGTACGGGAACATGCCGGAGGGGCCCTGGGTCAACATATACCGGCAGGGCTTCAACTTCCAGTGCCCCCATGGCCAGCTGCTGGTGGCAATTCGGAGCCACTACAGCGCGGAGGAGGGATCCGACCGCCTCTGGTCTTTCGATTGCCAACCCACCCCCCAAGGCTTCGGTGAGGTCACCGAGTGCTGGTGGGACGACATCAACCGAGCCGGCATGGAATG GACTTCCAAATGCTCCAACAATGGGCTAGTGGCAGGGGTGCAGAGCTGGTACTTCCCTGGGCTTCTGGACCGTGAATGGCAATTTTACTGTTGCCGATACAGCCGCCGGTGCCCATATTCCTGCTG GCAGACCTCTGACGTTCCGCAATATCACAAAGAAGAGGGGGAGATGGTCGTTCCGAGTTACGGCTACTTCATCAGAGGGGCTCAAACCACCTTCAGCGGAGTTCTCAG AGATCGACAGTGGAAGTACATCTTATGCAGAATGACTGATTTTGACTGTAAATTTGAAAACTTCTAA